The Archangium lipolyticum genome contains a region encoding:
- a CDS encoding J domain-containing protein, with protein sequence SPAVPQARPPVSGAAPAAAPARPSMPGTAAQPPARPSVPGTPPANASGSSVRPAAPPPPPATPGAPASGVRPPPPPPAETVPFGVRQATPSGVPPRPPGTPSGTRPTASGLPNVAPARPSAAGPVPVPPAPPAPAAATTPRPPTLSPGAMPPTSGAPASGTRPVVRPTTSLPAVAPAGTVPVRPPSAARVAPPPPPAAALQPPPPPIPSIAPVAPAIAPLVPSVAPVVPPVAPAVATAPRASGATPAAPPPAPGAPPPPPAAAKGVELDASQMAALTERCARLDQMDYFEVLMVERTATPADIKKAFYRESRGYHPDRYFHLQNKELKERVNELYKRVTEAYYVLRDDAKRRQYTADISGPERAQKLRFTESSEAETRAASKRQVEEQIGVHPKGRQFYQTGAADADAGRWASAERNLKMALTYEPANTRYKEKLAEVQKVLQEEARKQGDAFKIR encoded by the coding sequence CTCGCCCGCCGTGCCCCAGGCCCGCCCGCCCGTGTCCGGGGCCGCGCCGGCCGCCGCCCCCGCGCGGCCGTCGATGCCCGGCACCGCCGCTCAGCCCCCGGCGCGCCCGTCCGTGCCCGGCACGCCTCCGGCGAACGCCAGCGGCTCCAGTGTCCGCCCGGCCGCGCCTCCGCCCCCGCCCGCGACGCCCGGAGCGCCCGCGTCGGGAGTCCGTCCGCCTCCCCCTCCGCCCGCCGAGACGGTGCCCTTCGGCGTCCGTCAGGCAACACCTTCAGGGGTGCCCCCACGCCCGCCCGGGACTCCCTCGGGGACGCGCCCCACCGCCAGTGGGCTGCCCAACGTGGCGCCCGCGCGCCCTTCCGCCGCTGGCCCCGTCCCGGTGCCGCCCGCTCCGCCCGCGCCCGCCGCGGCCACGACGCCTCGCCCGCCCACGCTGTCTCCGGGCGCCATGCCTCCCACGAGTGGCGCTCCGGCCTCGGGGACGCGTCCTGTCGTCCGGCCCACCACGTCCCTCCCGGCCGTGGCGCCCGCGGGCACCGTACCCGTGCGTCCTCCCTCCGCGGCCAGGGTGGCCCCACCACCGCCGCCCGCGGCCGCGCTCCAGCCTCCTCCCCCTCCCATCCCCTCCATCGCCCCCGTGGCCCCGGCCATCGCGCCGCTCGTGCCCTCGGTGGCGCCGGTGGTTCCCCCCGTCGCGCCCGCGGTGGCCACGGCGCCACGCGCCTCCGGTGCGACGCCCGCCGCCCCGCCTCCAGCCCCCGGCGCGCCTCCTCCCCCTCCGGCCGCCGCCAAGGGCGTGGAGCTCGACGCCTCCCAGATGGCCGCGCTCACGGAGCGCTGCGCCCGACTGGACCAGATGGACTACTTCGAGGTCCTCATGGTGGAGCGGACGGCCACCCCCGCGGACATCAAGAAGGCCTTCTACCGGGAGAGCCGCGGGTACCACCCGGACCGCTACTTCCACCTGCAGAACAAGGAGCTCAAGGAGCGGGTCAACGAGCTCTACAAGCGCGTCACCGAGGCCTACTACGTGCTGCGGGACGACGCGAAGCGCCGGCAGTACACGGCGGACATCTCGGGCCCGGAGCGCGCCCAGAAGCTGCGCTTCACCGAGTCCTCCGAGGCCGAGACGCGCGCCGCCTCCAAGCGTCAGGTGGAGGAGCAGATCGGCGTGCACCCCAAGGGGCGCCAGTTCTACCAGACGGGCGCGGCGGACGCGGACGCGGGCCGCTGGGCCTCGGCCGAGCGCAACCTGAAGATGGCGCTCACCTATGAGCCAGCCAACACCCGCTACAAGGAGAAGCTGGCCGAGGTGCAGAAGGTTCTGCAAGAAGAGGCTCGCAAGCAGGGAGATGCCTTCAAGATCCGCTGA
- a CDS encoding CvpA family protein — translation MTIDLIILGLVLFFAVVGALTGGARQIANMVALVVAWFVSRKLGPFVGPKLAEALGDVPLLFGIIVGSLLIFIGVLVAVRYALTSLLQRLFGARNPENRGVDGAIGFVLGGAKVAAISYVVLSALVFAERNVVVAGKRLGVSPKDSLSFGLARRYNVFEMTQFAAVKDLVAVSQVATNPEKARRMSDDPAFKSLKQDPRFQRALSDKRLREAMERGDTQAVLRSNLVLQLLQDPQFVARLGAAARASERE, via the coding sequence ATGACCATTGATCTGATCATCCTGGGGCTGGTGCTCTTCTTCGCCGTGGTGGGCGCCCTCACGGGGGGCGCCAGGCAGATCGCCAACATGGTGGCGCTCGTGGTGGCGTGGTTCGTCTCGCGCAAGCTGGGCCCGTTCGTGGGGCCGAAGCTCGCGGAGGCGCTCGGCGACGTGCCGCTGCTCTTCGGCATCATCGTCGGCTCGCTGCTCATCTTCATCGGGGTGCTGGTGGCGGTCCGCTACGCGCTCACGTCCCTGCTCCAGCGGCTCTTCGGCGCCAGGAACCCGGAGAACCGGGGCGTGGATGGCGCCATCGGCTTCGTGCTCGGCGGAGCGAAGGTGGCGGCCATCTCCTACGTCGTGCTCAGCGCGCTCGTCTTCGCCGAGCGGAACGTGGTGGTGGCGGGCAAGCGCCTGGGCGTGTCCCCCAAGGACTCGCTGAGCTTCGGGCTGGCGCGGCGCTACAACGTCTTCGAGATGACGCAGTTCGCCGCGGTGAAGGACCTGGTCGCGGTGAGCCAGGTGGCGACGAACCCGGAGAAGGCCCGGCGCATGTCGGACGATCCGGCCTTCAAGTCGCTCAAACAGGACCCGCGCTTCCAGCGGGCCCTGTCGGACAAGCGCCTGCGCGAGGCGATGGAGCGAGGCGACACGCAGGCGGTGCTGCGCAGCAACCTCGTCCTCCAGCTCCTGCAGGATCCACAGTTCGTGGCCCGGCTCGGGGCCGCGGCGCGGGCCTCCGAGCGCGAGTAG
- the clpX gene encoding ATP-dependent Clp protease ATP-binding subunit ClpX, which yields MESSARRDSPLMTPREIYERLDRFVIGQDAAKRAVAIAAHNHLKRVQARRMRRTSLLKKSNILLIGPTGSGKTHIARNLAEILSVPFTTVDATEYTEAGYYGKDVEVMVADLLFKANHSVEDTQRGIIFIDEVDKIARRSQGARNGAGSRDIGGEGVQQALLKLLEGREVFVPMNVTQAWNRGDFVPIDTRDILFICAGTFSDLHEYGGNVDSRPLGFGAQETSKVRRRITTKQLVDFGMLAEFLGRLPVVVQLDLLGEPELLRVLTEPPDSIVREFRELLGLDGIELEITEGALREVVRFSVDKGLGARGLRSILEHVMADVMFEAPEHRRRDITVDDGFVRARLSGLEAGASLGV from the coding sequence ATGGAGTCATCCGCACGCAGGGACTCACCGTTGATGACCCCGAGGGAGATCTACGAGCGGCTCGACAGGTTCGTCATCGGGCAGGACGCGGCCAAGCGGGCCGTGGCCATCGCCGCCCACAACCATCTCAAGCGCGTCCAGGCGCGCCGGATGCGACGAACCTCGCTGCTCAAGAAGTCCAACATCCTGCTCATCGGGCCCACGGGAAGCGGGAAGACGCACATCGCCCGCAACCTGGCGGAGATCCTCTCCGTCCCGTTCACCACCGTGGACGCCACCGAGTACACGGAGGCCGGTTACTACGGGAAGGACGTGGAGGTGATGGTGGCCGACCTGCTGTTCAAGGCCAACCACTCCGTCGAGGACACCCAGCGGGGCATCATCTTCATCGACGAGGTGGACAAGATCGCCCGGCGCTCCCAGGGGGCGCGCAACGGGGCGGGCAGCCGGGACATCGGCGGCGAGGGAGTTCAGCAAGCGCTCCTCAAGCTGCTCGAGGGCCGCGAGGTCTTCGTCCCCATGAATGTCACGCAGGCGTGGAATCGCGGTGACTTCGTGCCCATCGACACCCGGGACATCCTCTTCATCTGCGCGGGCACCTTCTCGGACCTGCACGAGTACGGCGGCAACGTCGACTCGCGGCCCCTGGGCTTCGGCGCCCAGGAGACCTCGAAGGTGCGCCGGCGCATCACCACCAAGCAGCTGGTGGACTTCGGCATGCTCGCCGAGTTCCTCGGACGTCTGCCGGTGGTGGTGCAGTTGGACCTGCTCGGCGAGCCGGAGCTGCTGCGCGTGCTCACCGAGCCCCCGGACTCCATCGTCCGGGAGTTCCGGGAGTTGCTGGGGCTGGACGGCATCGAGCTGGAGATCACCGAGGGCGCCCTGCGTGAGGTGGTGCGCTTCTCCGTGGACAAGGGCCTGGGGGCTCGCGGCCTGCGCTCCATCCTCGAGCACGTCATGGCGGACGTGATGTTCGAGGCCCCGGAGCACCGCCGCCGCGACATCACCGTGGACGATGGCTTCGTCCGGGCCCGCCTGTCGGGCCTGGAGGCGGGCGCCAGCCTGGGAGTCTGA
- the speA gene encoding biosynthetic arginine decarboxylase: MPPNTPPHRWTIADAQETYGIRNWGSPYFGVNEKGHVCVHPDGPSAPNMDLKELVDEVRRRGIGLPLLIRFTDVLRHRVIHLNQAFRKAIAEHNYKGLYQGVYPIKVNQHRYVAETIVETGKQFGYGLEAGSKPELLAVMALLDQEDALVICNGYKDEEYVETALRFSRLGRKVILVVEKPSELPLIAEVARKTGIQPRLGMRVKLSTRGAGKWEASGGDRSKFGLSSSELMSAIGFMKETGLIPCFELLHFHLGSQISNIRNVKNALREVGRFYVEVARLGAPLKYLDVGGGLGVDYDGSQTNFTSSMNYTTEEYANDVVFSVMEACDSAGVAHPNLVSESGRAVVAHHAVLVVDVLGTSEFDPVSVPEKADEKWPSVVRNLLATFKDVTNKNLLEAYHDAQDYKEETLTLFSLGHLSLEQRVMAENIFWAICHKIMRIARESGEIPEELEALEKQLSDTYFCNFSVFQSLPDSWAIDQLFPIMPIHRLNERPSRQAVLADITCDSDGKIDHFIDKREVKDALELHPLNNDDYYLGIFLVGAYQEILGDLHNLFGDTHAVQVSLAPNGGYLIDHVVEGDTVTEVLNYVSYNKDDLVAKLRKSTEVALRNGRLSLDESRQLLRVYEEGLTGYTYLEREVDASFVAGHGQQLRLVPQDAGSPGKAPVPPTGT; this comes from the coding sequence ATGCCACCGAACACCCCTCCGCACCGCTGGACCATCGCCGACGCCCAAGAGACGTACGGTATCCGCAACTGGGGCTCGCCCTACTTCGGCGTCAACGAGAAGGGTCACGTGTGCGTCCACCCGGACGGTCCCTCGGCTCCGAACATGGACCTGAAGGAGCTGGTGGACGAGGTGCGGCGCCGGGGCATCGGCCTGCCGTTGCTGATCCGTTTCACGGACGTGCTGCGCCACCGGGTGATCCACCTGAACCAGGCGTTCCGCAAGGCCATCGCCGAGCACAACTACAAGGGCCTGTACCAGGGGGTGTACCCCATCAAGGTGAACCAGCACCGGTACGTGGCGGAGACCATCGTCGAGACCGGCAAGCAGTTCGGCTACGGCCTGGAGGCCGGGAGCAAGCCGGAGCTGCTGGCGGTGATGGCGCTGCTGGACCAGGAGGACGCGCTCGTCATCTGCAACGGCTACAAGGACGAGGAGTACGTCGAGACGGCGCTGCGCTTCTCGCGCCTGGGCCGCAAGGTCATCCTCGTGGTGGAGAAGCCCTCGGAGCTGCCGCTCATCGCCGAGGTGGCGCGCAAGACGGGGATTCAACCGCGGCTGGGCATGCGGGTGAAGCTGTCCACGCGCGGGGCCGGCAAGTGGGAGGCCTCGGGCGGAGACCGCTCCAAGTTCGGCCTGTCGTCCTCGGAGCTGATGAGCGCCATCGGCTTCATGAAGGAGACGGGACTGATTCCGTGCTTCGAGCTGCTGCACTTCCACCTGGGGAGCCAGATCTCCAACATCCGCAACGTGAAGAACGCGCTGCGCGAGGTGGGCCGCTTCTACGTGGAGGTGGCACGCCTGGGGGCTCCGCTGAAGTACCTGGACGTGGGCGGCGGCCTGGGCGTGGACTACGACGGCTCGCAGACGAACTTCACGTCGTCCATGAACTACACCACGGAGGAGTACGCCAACGACGTGGTGTTCTCCGTGATGGAGGCGTGTGACAGCGCGGGCGTGGCGCACCCCAACCTGGTGTCCGAGTCGGGCCGCGCCGTGGTGGCGCACCACGCGGTGCTGGTGGTGGACGTGCTGGGCACCAGCGAGTTCGATCCGGTGAGCGTGCCGGAGAAGGCGGACGAGAAGTGGCCTTCCGTGGTGCGCAACCTGCTGGCCACCTTCAAGGACGTGACGAACAAGAACCTGCTGGAGGCCTACCACGACGCCCAGGACTACAAGGAGGAGACCCTGACGCTCTTCTCCCTGGGGCACCTGTCGCTGGAGCAGCGGGTGATGGCGGAGAACATCTTCTGGGCGATCTGCCACAAGATCATGCGCATCGCGCGTGAGTCGGGCGAGATTCCCGAGGAGCTCGAGGCGCTGGAGAAGCAGCTGTCGGACACCTACTTCTGCAACTTCTCGGTGTTCCAGTCGCTGCCAGACTCGTGGGCGATCGATCAGCTCTTCCCCATCATGCCCATCCACCGGCTCAACGAGCGGCCGTCGCGGCAGGCGGTGCTGGCGGACATCACGTGTGACTCGGACGGGAAGATCGATCACTTCATCGACAAGCGCGAGGTGAAGGACGCGCTCGAGCTGCACCCGCTCAACAACGACGACTACTACCTGGGCATCTTCCTGGTGGGCGCGTACCAGGAGATTCTGGGAGACCTGCACAACCTCTTCGGAGACACGCACGCGGTGCAGGTGTCGCTGGCGCCGAACGGGGGTTACCTGATCGACCACGTGGTGGAGGGCGACACGGTGACCGAGGTGCTCAACTACGTGAGCTACAACAAGGACGACCTGGTGGCGAAGCTGCGCAAGTCCACCGAGGTGGCGCTGCGCAACGGCCGGCTGTCGCTGGACGAGTCGCGCCAGCTGCTGCGCGTGTACGAGGAAGGCCTGACGGGCTACACGTACCTGGAGCGCGAGGTGGACGCGTCCTTCGTCGCGGGCCACGGGCAGCAGCTGCGCCTGGTGCCGCAGGACGCGGGCTCGCCCGGCAAGGCCCCCGTCCCGCCCACCGGCACCTGA